The genomic window TGACCCATTACCGTTCGCTCGACTGGGATGCGTACGAGGGCGAGACGTTCCCGTGCATGCCGGGCGAGGAGCCGTCCGACGAGTACCCGTGCGACGACGATGTGACTCTCGACTGCGGCGAATGGTCGACGTACACCAACGAGGTCGCGCGATTCGACCGGGTGTGGTGGATCCTGGCCGCGAACCCCTTCGTGATCCTCGCCGATGCGACGCCCACCGCGTACGACGCCCAGGGCAACCCGGTCGACATGTTCGGGCAGATCAAGGCCGGCGTGAGGATGGCGCAGCAGCCCCCAGAGGCCGATGTGACCTATGACGAGTGCAGTCCGCAGCCGGGAGCGAACCAGCGGAGCCCCGAGGAGATCGTCGCGCAGAGCACGCCGAGCTGGTTCGTGGGGCTCGCGCTTCAGCTCGCCCTCGCGGCGGGGCTCCTGTGGTGGGCGTGGGCGCGCACGCGCACCCCTGCGCGGAAGCTCCCTCCCGGCACTCGCATCGCCTGACCTGCGACGTCAGCGGGGTTCGGTCAGCTCCGGCGCGCGACGCATCGCGGCCGCGAGGTCCGGGCTGTGCCGTTCGAGGTGTGCGATCACGTTCTCGCGCACCTCGGCCGGCTTGTTCTGGCTGAGCTTGGCGCGCGCGTCGAACCGACTGACCCGGATGCGGATCCCCACGGTGCCCTTCGCGATGCGGCGCGTGCCCTCCTCGTCCTCCCGCAGGCTCCGGCCGTCGGGCCGATGGTGCTCGAAGCGGTCGGTCAGCAGGGTCAGCATCGCGTAGTTCTCGTCCTCCGACAGCAGCTCCGGCACGCCGTACAGATGCGCCGTGACGTGATTCCACGTCGGGACGAGGTCGCCCGGCGCGTACCAGCTGGGCGACACATAGTCGTGGGGGCCCTGGACGATGACGAGAACCTCGTGGCTGCCGATCTCATGGGCGACCTCGTCGGGGCGGCCGAAGTGCGTGGCGATCGTGATGTCGTCGCCCTCGCCGTCCTCGAGCAGCGCCGGGTAGTGCGAAGCGACCAGCCCGGCCGACGTCGGCGACACGAAGGTCGCCCACGGGTGGTGGCGGATGAGTCGCTTCACCTCGGCCGGGTCGGTCATCAGGTATCGGGGGGTGTGGCGCATCAGCGGGGCTCCTTCGGGTCGAGGCGGGTGCGCACGGCGAGGCCGGCGCAGAGGATGACCGCGGTCCCGCCCAGGACCGTCGGCCAGGTGAGCGGTTCGCCGAGGAGCAGGGCCGCCCAGAGGATCGTCATGACGGGCTGCACGAGCTGCACCTGGCTCACCCGCGCCATGGGGCCGATCGCCAGGCCGCGGTACCAGGCGAAGAACCCCAGGAACATGCTCACGACGCCGAGGTAGGCGAATGCGCCCCACTCGACGGGCGTCGCCGTCGGCGGCTGCTGCACCGCCGAGACCGTGGTGAGGACGATCATCAGGGGCGACGCGAGCACGAGCGCCCATGACACCGTCTGCCACGAACCGAGCTCGCGCGACAGCATCCCTCCTTCGGCGTAGCCGATGGCGGCGGCGAGCACCGCGCCGAACAGGAGCAGGTCCGACCACTGCAGTCGGCCGAATCCGCCGCCGTGGATCGCGGCGAAGGCGACGGCTGCCGCGGCGCCGAGTCCGGCGAACACCCAGAACGCGCGTGCGGGCCGCTCCTTCGTGCGGAGGACCGCGATCACCGCCGTCGCCGCGGGGAGGAGTGCGATCACAACGGCCCCGTGCGTTGCCGAGGCGGTCGTCAGCGCGAAAGACGTGAGCAGCGGAAATCCGACGACGACGCCGCCTGCCACGATCGCCAAGCGGGCCCACTGCCGGCGGTCGGGCAGGGCCTGACGCGTCAGCGCCAATGCGGCGGCGGCCAGCGCGGCGGCGACCACGGCGCGCCCGGCGCCGATGAACAGCGGAGACAGCCCCCCGAGCGCCACACGGGTGAACGGGACCGTGAACGAGAAGGCGACGACGCCCAGGAATCCCCACCACAGGCCGGTGCGCATGGATAGCGCTGGTGACGTCGCGACGATAACGCTACTGTGTCCTGACATGGGAAACGATAGCACTGATCGCATCGTCGAAGGCCTGCGCCGATGGATCACCACCGCGCCGCCGGGCGCGCAGGTGCCGTCGAACCGCGAACTCACAGCGGAGTACGGCGCGAGCCCCGTGACCGTGCAGAAGGCGATGCGCGTGCTCGCCGGGCTGGGGCTGATCGAGAGCCGGCCGGGGGTCGGCACGTTCGTCCGCGCCGTCCGCACCGCACGGCCGGCGGACTACGCCTGGCAGACCGCGGCGCTCGGCGCTCCGCCGTCCCGGCTCCTCGGGCTGCCGTCGGCGCAGCGCTCGACTGCCCCCGACGCGATCGCTCTGCACGCGGGCTATCCCGACCGGGAGCTGCTGCCGGAGCGCCTCGTGCGCTCCGCGATCGCGCGCGCTGCCCGGACGGATGCCGCGATCACCCGCTCGCCGGTGGCGGGGATGCCCGATCTGCAGGCCTGGTTCGCCGCGGAGCTCGCCGGGGCGGCGCCCGCCGGCGTCACGCCGCCGTCCGCTCGCGACGTGCTCATCCTGTCGGGGAGCCAGAGCGGCCTGAGCTCGCTGTTCCGCGCGCTCGTCGGGCCGGGGCAGCCGCTGCTGATCGAGTCGCCGACGTACTGGGGCGCGATCCTGGCCGCCGCGCAGGCGGACGTCACGCTCGTCCCCGTCGCGAGCGGCCCAAACGGACCGGACCTCGAAGACGTCGCCCGCGCCTTCGAGCAGACGGGCGCTCGCGCGTTCTACGTCCAGCCGACGTTCGCCAACCCCACCGGTGCGCAGTGGTCGACGCAGCTCGGCCGCGACGTGCTCGAACTCGCTCGCCGTCACGGCGCCTTCCTCATCGAGGACGACTGGGCGCACGACCTTGCGATCGACGCCGACCCGCATCCGATCGCCGCCGCCGACGACGACGGCCACGTCATCTACATCCGGTCGCTCACCAAGAGCGTCTCGCCCGCGCTGCGGGTGGCGGCTGTCACCGCACGCGGGCCGGCCAGGGATCGCATCCTCGCGGATCGCGCCGCCGAGTCGATGTATGTGAGCGGGCTCCTCCAGGCCGCAGCGCTCGATGTCGTCACGCAGTCCGCCTGGCGGACCCATCTGCGCTCGCTGCGAGAGCTGCTGCGCGCTCGCCGCGACCTCCTGGTCGAGAGCCTGCGCGAACACGCTCCCGACGCGCACCTCGAGCTGACGCCGCAGGGCGGGCTCAATCTGTGGCTGCGACTGCCCGACGGCATCGATGCGGCGGGGATCGTGCGCGCGTGCGAGGGCCGCGGCGTGATCATCGCCGACGGAACCGAGTGGTTCCCGGCCGAGGCATCCGCTCCGCACATCCGCCTGAACTACTCGGGTCGCGACCCGGACCGCTATCCCGAGGCCGCCCGCATCATCGGTGAGGAGATCGAGCGCGCGTCGACGGATCACCCTCTTCGGGGGACCGCGGTTCGGGCAGACTGAGTTCGCGCAGCCGTTTCGCCTGGCAGTCGTCGGCTCAGCACCCCGGACCCCGCGTGAGGAGTGTGGCGAGTGGAGGCCATCGGCCACATCATCCCGATCGCGGTGGCGGTCGCGATCAGCTCGGTGCCGATCATGGCGACCATCCTGATCCTGCTGTCGCCTAACCGCGCGCGTGCGGGCCTGCCCTTCCTGATCGGGTGGGCCGCGGGCATGCTCATCGTGGTCTCGATGTTCACGCTCGCCGCCCAGGCCGTGCCCACGGCCCGCACCCATCGCCAGCCGGATGTCGCGATCGCGGTGCTCGAGACGATCGTCGGCGTCGTGATCGTCGTGCTGTCGGTCTTCGCCTTCCGCCGATCGCGGCATCATCCCGAGCCTGCCATGCCGGACCCGCTCAAGGCGCACCGGTCGCTCGGTCCGTGGGAGGCGCTCGGTCTGGCGTTCGTGCTGAACCTCCGGCCGAAGGGCCTGCTGCTCGCGATCGCGGCGGGCCTCTCGATCCGCGCCGATGCCACCTCTGCCACCGATGCGATCGTCGCGATCGCGGTCTACACGGTGATCGGAGCATCGAGCGTGGCCGTGCCGATCATCGCGACGCTGGTCGCGCCGAAGCGGATGGAGCCCAAGCTCATCGACGCGCGCGAGTGGCTCACGCGCAACGGCGGAACCCTGACGAGCCTGATCCTCTTCTTCATCGGCGTGGTCATCATCGGCATGGGCGTCGCTCGGTTGTGATGCCTTTAATGCAACTTTTTGGTTGCATGTCCAGGGGTAGTGTGCAACCATAACGTTGCACATGTTGTGCAATGTACCGGTTGCATAACCAGGACGAAAGGAACGATGATCGTGAGCATGACAGCAAACCCGTCGTCGGCTGTCGACGACGCCGCATTCTCGGTGCGACGCACCATCCGCATCTCGGCACCGGTCGCAAAGGTCTGGGCTGCCGTCACCGAACCCGAGCAGATCTCGCGCTGGTTCGGGCAGGCGGCCTTCGAGGGCTCGTACGCCGGGGCGCGCGGCACCCTCACATGGCCCGATCGCAAGCCCATCCCCGTGCGGCTGGAAGCGATCGAGGCGCAGCGGATGGTCTCCTACCGGTGGAGCAACGACGATGCCAGCGGCATCGTGCCCGACGAACTCGACGACACGCACTCGACGGTCTTCACGTTCACGCTCGCCGAGGTGGCGGACGGAACCGAGCTGACGGTCGTCGAGACGGGGTTCGAGGCGACGTCCGATCCTGCGGCGAACCTGGCCGATCACCGCGACGGCTGGAACGGCGAGCTCGACAAGCTCGTCGCCCTGCTCGAGAGCGGCTCGTGACGACACAGGCGATGGTTCCGGTGTTCGCCGCACTCGGCGACGAGACCCGGTGGAGCATCCTGGCGGCGCTCGGTGAGGGGGATGCCTCGGCATCCGCCCTCGCCGGGCGCCTGCCGGTCAGCCGCCAGGCGATCGCCAAGCACCTCGCGGTCCTGCAGGAGGTCGGCCTCGTCGAGCCGGTGCGGGTCGGCCGCGAGGTGCAGTACCGCATCGTCGGCGCGCAGCTGAGCGCCACCGCGCGACGTCTCGACGCCATCGGCGCCGAGTGGGACCGCCGCCTCGCCGCGATCAAGGCGATCGCCGAAGGGCTCTAGCCCGCCGGCGTCGTCGGCTCTCCGCTGTCGTCGTCCCAGGAGTCACGTGCCGCCGAGTGCTCACGTACGACTCCTGGCACGCGGCGAAGAGCCCTGCGAGTGCCACCTCCGACCAGTCCGGCAGGCGATTCACGACCCACGACGGCGGATCTGCTGGGCTGACCGCTCCAGCTGATCGACGCGGGGGAGTCGCGCGGCGCACCGGGGCCAGGTGTGAAGGTCCCGCGGCGCTCCTATGATGTCGGCGTGGAGACGCTGAGGGCGGATGCGGTGCAGGACATCCGCTTCGCGCGCTCGGCCGACGGGGTCGGAATCGCGTATGCCGTGCACGGATCGGGTCCGCCCCTGCTGATCGACGCCTGCTGGCTGAGCCACCTGCAGTTCGACTGGGAGAGCCCCGTCTGGCGGCACTATCTCGTCGAACTGGGGAAGATCGCCACCGTCATCCGCTACGACGAGCGTGGGCACGGCCTCTCCGACCGGGGAGTCACCGACCACAGCCTGGAGGCCCGGCTGGGCGATCTGGAGGCGGTCGTCGAGGATGCGGGTGTCGACCGGTTCGCGCTCATGGCCATGGCACAGGGCGGTCCCGTCGCGATCGAGTACGCCGCGCGGCATCCGGAACGACTCACGCGTCTCGTGTTCTACGGGAGCTATGCCGGCGCCCAGGCCGCGGCGACCGACGAGGAGCTGGAGCTCCTCGCAGCGTTCGAGGCGCTCATCAGGGTCGGCTGGGCGCGCCCGACGTCGGAGTTCCGTCGCGTCTTCAGCAGCATGATGATCCCCGGCGGAACCGAGGAGCAGATGCGATGGCTCGACGACCTGCAGCAGCGAGCCTGCGACACCGAGACGGCGGTCGTCTCCCGTGCCCAGCGGCAGGTCACAGACTCGTCGGCGCGCCTGCCCGAACTCAATCTTCCGACGCTCGTGATCCACAGTCGCGGCGACCAGATGAACGACTTCCACCATGCCCGCGACCTCGCTGCCGGCATCCGCGGTGCGCGGCTGGTCGGGCTGGACAGCAGCAACCACATCGTCCTCGCCGACGAGCCGGCATGGCCCGCGTTCATGCACGAGATGACCGAGTTCATGGAGCCCGACCGGCAGCAGGAGCGCGCGGCCGTCGCCGACGACGTCGCCGCACTGGTCACGGCGCGAGAGCTCGACATCCTGCGTCTCGCGGCCGCCGGGCACGACAACGAGGCGATCGCGGCCGACCTGTTCCTCTCCGTTCGGACGGTCGAGCGGCATCTGCAGAACGCCTACGCGAAGCTCGGGCTGAGCGGTCGGACCGCGCGGACCGCCGCCGTCGCACGCCTGCTGTCGGGCGCGTAGCGCATACGCGCCAGCCGCCATCCGGCCGGCGACGACGGGTGCGATCTGCGCGTCGGCGCCGATGCGAGGACGGATGCCCGATTCCTACCGTGGTGGCATCACCTACAACAGGAGGAATCAGATGTCATCCTTTTCCAGCACCACCCACGCGGTGACGGCGACCGACGAAGACCGCGCACTCAAGGCGAAGCACGCCGCGATGTGGGCCAGCGGAAGTTATCCCACCGTCGTCGACGAGGTCGTCCACTCCCTCGGCCGGATCCTGGTCGAGACGGTCGACGTCCAGGCCGGGCAGCGCGTCCTCGACGTCGCCGCCGGCACGGGGACGTCCGCGATCCCGTCGGCCCGCCGTGGCGCAGAGGTCGTCGCGACGGACCTCACGCCCGAGCTCCTCGAGGTCGGCCGTGAACGGGCCCGGGCGGAGGGGATCGAGCTGGCGTGGCAGACGGTGGATGCCGAGGCCCTGCCCTTCGCCGACGCCTCATTCGACGTCGTCATGTCGAGCATCGGCGTGATGTTCGCGCCACATCACGAACTGGCTGCGGACGAGCTCGTCCGCGTGTGCCGTCCCGGAGGGACGATGGGAGTTCTGAGCTGGACCCCGGACGGGTTCATCGGACAGCTCTTCGCGACGATGAAGCCTTACGCGCCGGCGCCCCCTCCCGGTGCCTCACCCGCCCCGCTGTGGGGCAGCGTCGAGCACGTCCGGAAGCTGTTCGGCGACCGCGTCGACGAGTTCGTCGCACGCCAGCAGGCTCTGCAGGTCGACCGGTTCGGCACCGGCGCGGAGTTCCGTGACTTCTTCAAGGCCCACTACGGCCCGACGATCGCGGTCTACCGCTTCATCGCCGGCGACGAGGACAAGGTCGCCGCGCTCGACGCCGACATGGCCGCCCTCGGCGACCGGTTCTTCCAGGACGGCGTCATGCCGTGGGAGTACCTCATCGTCACGGCGAAGCGGCGGTAGGAGCTGTCATGCGACGAGTGGTTGACGGGTGCGGCGGGGCTTGGGAAGCTGTGGACGTCGCGGACGCGGCGCGGGGACGGGGTGATGGCGATGGTGCTCTCTGATCGTGCATCCGGCGCGAAAGCGGCCGTCGACACGGTGACGACGTTCCTTGCCCGGATCCAGGCGCTGGCCGATGACCCGGAGGCTCTGGATTTCACCTTCGGCAACCCGCACGAGATGGCTCTTCCCGGGCTTCCTACGGCCATGCGGGCTCAGCTTGAGCCGCGAACGGTCGACTGGTTCGCGTACAAGACGAGCGAGCGGAGCGCGCAGGAGGTGGTGGCAGCCGGGCTCGGGCAGGAACTCGGACTGCCGTTCGAGCCCGATGACATCGCGATGACGCAGGGCGCCTTCGGTGCGATCTCGCTCGCCTTCGCCCTGCTGGCGGATGCCGGCGACGAGGTCGTCATCCCGGTCCCGGGCTGGTTCTGCTACGAGCCGATGCTGATCGCGGCGAACCTCGTCGCCGTGCGCGCGCCCCTCGAGCCCGTCACGTTCGACCTGGACGTCGATGCGATCGCCCGAGCCATCACCTCGCGCACCCGGATCGTGATCGTCAACTCACCCGCCAATCCGACCGGGCGCGTCTACTCGAAGAGCGATTGGGACGCGCTCGCCGCCGTGCTGGAGGAGGCATCGCGCATCCACGGGCGCCGCATCTGGATCCTGTCGGACGAGCCGTACCGGCGCATCCGCTTCGACGGGGTCGAGTTCGCGAGCCCGGCCGGATCGTATCCCTGGACACTCATCGACTACAGCTACGGGAAGGTGCTCCTGGCCCCGGGGCAGCGGCTCGGCTACCTCGCGATCTCCCCGCAGGTTCCCTCCCCGGAGCGGGCCGAGCTGCGCGCCGCCCTGATGCCGCTGGGACTGGCGATCGGCTGGGGCTTCCCGGACGCCGTCATGCAGTACTCCGTCCCCGCGCTCGAGACGCTCTCGCTCGACATGGCCGAGCTGACCCGCAAGCGCGACCGGCTCTACGGTGCGCTGTCGGATGCCGGGATCGAGGTCACCCGCCCGGAGGGCACGTTCTATCTCTGGGGCAGGGCGCCCGGAGGAGACGCGCAGGCGTTCTGCGACGCCCTGGTGGAGCGGGGCGTCTACGTCATGCCGGGCTCGCTCTTCGACCAGCCGCACCACTTCCGCATCTCGCTGACCGCGACCGGGACGATGATCGATCG from Microbacterium sulfonylureivorans includes these protein-coding regions:
- a CDS encoding class I SAM-dependent methyltransferase — its product is MSSFSSTTHAVTATDEDRALKAKHAAMWASGSYPTVVDEVVHSLGRILVETVDVQAGQRVLDVAAGTGTSAIPSARRGAEVVATDLTPELLEVGRERARAEGIELAWQTVDAEALPFADASFDVVMSSIGVMFAPHHELAADELVRVCRPGGTMGVLSWTPDGFIGQLFATMKPYAPAPPPGASPAPLWGSVEHVRKLFGDRVDEFVARQQALQVDRFGTGAEFRDFFKAHYGPTIAVYRFIAGDEDKVAALDADMAALGDRFFQDGVMPWEYLIVTAKRR
- a CDS encoding SRPBCC domain-containing protein; translation: MTANPSSAVDDAAFSVRRTIRISAPVAKVWAAVTEPEQISRWFGQAAFEGSYAGARGTLTWPDRKPIPVRLEAIEAQRMVSYRWSNDDASGIVPDELDDTHSTVFTFTLAEVADGTELTVVETGFEATSDPAANLADHRDGWNGELDKLVALLESGS
- a CDS encoding GAP family protein, with the protein product MEAIGHIIPIAVAVAISSVPIMATILILLSPNRARAGLPFLIGWAAGMLIVVSMFTLAAQAVPTARTHRQPDVAIAVLETIVGVVIVVLSVFAFRRSRHHPEPAMPDPLKAHRSLGPWEALGLAFVLNLRPKGLLLAIAAGLSIRADATSATDAIVAIAVYTVIGASSVAVPIIATLVAPKRMEPKLIDAREWLTRNGGTLTSLILFFIGVVIIGMGVARL
- a CDS encoding ArsR/SmtB family transcription factor gives rise to the protein MTTQAMVPVFAALGDETRWSILAALGEGDASASALAGRLPVSRQAIAKHLAVLQEVGLVEPVRVGREVQYRIVGAQLSATARRLDAIGAEWDRRLAAIKAIAEGL
- a CDS encoding PLP-dependent aminotransferase family protein, whose translation is MGNDSTDRIVEGLRRWITTAPPGAQVPSNRELTAEYGASPVTVQKAMRVLAGLGLIESRPGVGTFVRAVRTARPADYAWQTAALGAPPSRLLGLPSAQRSTAPDAIALHAGYPDRELLPERLVRSAIARAARTDAAITRSPVAGMPDLQAWFAAELAGAAPAGVTPPSARDVLILSGSQSGLSSLFRALVGPGQPLLIESPTYWGAILAAAQADVTLVPVASGPNGPDLEDVARAFEQTGARAFYVQPTFANPTGAQWSTQLGRDVLELARRHGAFLIEDDWAHDLAIDADPHPIAAADDDGHVIYIRSLTKSVSPALRVAAVTARGPARDRILADRAAESMYVSGLLQAAALDVVTQSAWRTHLRSLRELLRARRDLLVESLREHAPDAHLELTPQGGLNLWLRLPDGIDAAGIVRACEGRGVIIADGTEWFPAEASAPHIRLNYSGRDPDRYPEAARIIGEEIERASTDHPLRGTAVRAD
- a CDS encoding DMT family transporter; translation: MSGHSSVIVATSPALSMRTGLWWGFLGVVAFSFTVPFTRVALGGLSPLFIGAGRAVVAAALAAAALALTRQALPDRRQWARLAIVAGGVVVGFPLLTSFALTTASATHGAVVIALLPAATAVIAVLRTKERPARAFWVFAGLGAAAAVAFAAIHGGGFGRLQWSDLLLFGAVLAAAIGYAEGGMLSRELGSWQTVSWALVLASPLMIVLTTVSAVQQPPTATPVEWGAFAYLGVVSMFLGFFAWYRGLAIGPMARVSQVQLVQPVMTILWAALLLGEPLTWPTVLGGTAVILCAGLAVRTRLDPKEPR
- a CDS encoding aminotransferase class I/II-fold pyridoxal phosphate-dependent enzyme, yielding MVLSDRASGAKAAVDTVTTFLARIQALADDPEALDFTFGNPHEMALPGLPTAMRAQLEPRTVDWFAYKTSERSAQEVVAAGLGQELGLPFEPDDIAMTQGAFGAISLAFALLADAGDEVVIPVPGWFCYEPMLIAANLVAVRAPLEPVTFDLDVDAIARAITSRTRIVIVNSPANPTGRVYSKSDWDALAAVLEEASRIHGRRIWILSDEPYRRIRFDGVEFASPAGSYPWTLIDYSYGKVLLAPGQRLGYLAISPQVPSPERAELRAALMPLGLAIGWGFPDAVMQYSVPALETLSLDMAELTRKRDRLYGALSDAGIEVTRPEGTFYLWGRAPGGDAQAFCDALVERGVYVMPGSLFDQPHHFRISLTATGTMIDRALPHILSVAAELGL
- a CDS encoding FMN-binding negative transcriptional regulator encodes the protein MRHTPRYLMTDPAEVKRLIRHHPWATFVSPTSAGLVASHYPALLEDGEGDDITIATHFGRPDEVAHEIGSHEVLVIVQGPHDYVSPSWYAPGDLVPTWNHVTAHLYGVPELLSEDENYAMLTLLTDRFEHHRPDGRSLREDEEGTRRIAKGTVGIRIRVSRFDARAKLSQNKPAEVRENVIAHLERHSPDLAAAMRRAPELTEPR
- a CDS encoding alpha/beta fold hydrolase — protein: METLRADAVQDIRFARSADGVGIAYAVHGSGPPLLIDACWLSHLQFDWESPVWRHYLVELGKIATVIRYDERGHGLSDRGVTDHSLEARLGDLEAVVEDAGVDRFALMAMAQGGPVAIEYAARHPERLTRLVFYGSYAGAQAAATDEELELLAAFEALIRVGWARPTSEFRRVFSSMMIPGGTEEQMRWLDDLQQRACDTETAVVSRAQRQVTDSSARLPELNLPTLVIHSRGDQMNDFHHARDLAAGIRGARLVGLDSSNHIVLADEPAWPAFMHEMTEFMEPDRQQERAAVADDVAALVTARELDILRLAAAGHDNEAIAADLFLSVRTVERHLQNAYAKLGLSGRTARTAAVARLLSGA